Proteins from one Bdellovibrionota bacterium genomic window:
- a CDS encoding ABC transporter substrate-binding protein, translated as MKRFLAALLVLFLFGCSRKEALTLRKELNIPFVTDIKGFDPIHANDLYSHMACSQVYQGLLQYKYLARPFALEPLLAGAMPEISNDGLTYTFHLRPDVYFHDDPAFGGKKRPLRASDFVYSFKRLADPASRSPMYWILEGRVVGLDEFRAKLSNIKPPVAYEAHPVEGLTAPDDQTFVLRLKKRYRQLMDVLAMVPTMVVAHEVVEKYGAEFINHPVGTGPFVLNEWRRGETVNFERNPNYWVETYPSVGSEQDRKDGLLAAAGTRLP; from the coding sequence ATGAAACGGTTCCTGGCGGCCCTCCTCGTCCTTTTCTTGTTCGGTTGTAGTCGGAAGGAAGCGCTTACGCTGCGAAAGGAACTCAACATTCCGTTCGTAACGGACATCAAAGGATTCGACCCGATCCATGCGAACGATCTTTATTCTCACATGGCCTGCAGTCAGGTCTACCAGGGACTTTTGCAGTACAAATATCTCGCCCGTCCCTTCGCTCTGGAACCGCTCTTGGCCGGGGCGATGCCGGAGATTTCAAACGACGGCCTGACCTACACTTTTCATCTCCGTCCCGACGTATACTTTCACGACGATCCCGCTTTCGGCGGCAAGAAAAGACCGCTTCGCGCTTCGGACTTCGTGTATAGCTTCAAACGCCTCGCCGATCCCGCCAGCCGGTCTCCGATGTACTGGATCCTGGAGGGGCGGGTCGTGGGGCTGGACGAGTTTCGCGCGAAACTCTCGAACATTAAACCTCCGGTTGCCTACGAGGCGCACCCTGTCGAAGGTCTCACGGCGCCGGATGATCAAACGTTTGTTCTTCGACTGAAAAAACGCTACCGGCAACTTATGGATGTCTTGGCGATGGTGCCTACGATGGTCGTGGCGCATGAAGTCGTTGAAAAATATGGGGCGGAGTTCATCAACCACCCGGTCGGCACCGGTCCCTTTGTTTTGAACGAATGGCGGCGCGGGGAAACGGTTAATTTCGAGCGGAATCCGAATTACTGGGTCGAGACGTATCCTTCTGTAGGCAGCGAACAGGATCGAAAGGACGGTTTGTTGGCCGCGGCGGGAACACGTCTGCCGAT
- a CDS encoding diguanylate cyclase, protein METDSVTAPGIHDAILIVGPDFDLLTRMSDLLADQERLVLTAQDTGGGRQLLERRPCMLVIVDVELLGTAGLEFIQEVRELSPLADVVALAGQGKLASAVHALKLGAADYLTKPVLDEEFQIVIRRRLDLRRLIDENRSLKETVELLSLCREIASHIEFEPLGATALRILMSIAAAKSGVVLFREDHDRVFRIFAVNGMTKKEGKIVADHVAEKDAAFQKSLPIVSWMDVAELRLPNADGPVLLIPLRLEGKEWTLVALGFDPESALPREKKEQIRVLSRQIALSLNNALRYERLRDLAFVDDLTGLYNMRYLDRFADTEMKRASRHGYPVSFLFVDLDFFKQVNDRFGHLVGSRLLISVGQELRNAVRDIDAIVRYGGDEFILILINTPTQGAKQVAERIRRCVQDRPFLAELGIERARDVRLSASIGVATFPDHARDKETIIRLADEAMYHAKTASRNAIYVASPAGVPAREMQSLLIP, encoded by the coding sequence ATGGAAACTGATTCAGTAACGGCGCCCGGAATCCACGACGCGATTTTGATCGTCGGGCCGGATTTTGATCTCCTGACGCGAATGAGCGACCTGCTCGCCGATCAAGAGCGGCTGGTTCTCACCGCACAGGATACCGGTGGCGGCCGACAGTTATTGGAACGGCGGCCGTGCATGCTGGTGATCGTGGATGTGGAACTCCTAGGCACCGCGGGCCTGGAGTTCATTCAAGAAGTCCGGGAACTCTCTCCGCTGGCGGACGTCGTCGCTCTCGCCGGGCAGGGCAAATTGGCTTCGGCCGTGCACGCCCTCAAGTTGGGCGCCGCCGACTATCTGACGAAGCCGGTTTTGGACGAAGAATTTCAGATCGTCATCCGCCGCCGGCTCGACCTGCGCCGTTTGATCGATGAAAACCGGTCGCTGAAAGAGACCGTGGAGCTTCTTTCACTTTGCCGAGAAATCGCCTCGCACATCGAATTTGAACCGTTGGGAGCCACGGCTCTTCGGATTCTGATGTCGATCGCCGCAGCCAAGAGCGGCGTGGTTCTTTTTCGCGAGGACCACGACCGGGTGTTCCGGATTTTCGCCGTCAATGGAATGACCAAAAAAGAAGGGAAAATCGTCGCGGATCACGTGGCCGAAAAGGACGCTGCGTTTCAAAAGAGCTTGCCGATCGTGTCCTGGATGGACGTAGCGGAACTCCGCCTTCCGAACGCCGACGGCCCCGTGCTTTTGATTCCGCTGCGGTTGGAAGGGAAAGAATGGACGCTGGTGGCGCTCGGTTTTGATCCGGAATCCGCGCTGCCGAGGGAAAAAAAGGAACAGATTCGCGTGCTCTCTCGTCAAATCGCGCTTTCGTTGAACAACGCCCTTCGATACGAACGCCTACGCGACCTAGCGTTCGTCGACGACCTGACCGGCCTTTACAATATGCGGTACCTCGACCGGTTCGCCGATACCGAAATGAAACGGGCCTCGCGCCACGGTTATCCTGTCTCTTTTCTTTTCGTCGATCTCGATTTCTTCAAGCAGGTGAACGATCGTTTCGGGCACTTGGTCGGCAGCCGCCTTCTGATCTCCGTCGGCCAGGAACTTCGAAACGCCGTACGCGATATCGACGCCATCGTCCGCTACGGCGGCGACGAATTTATCCTGATTTTGATCAACACACCGACCCAAGGGGCCAAGCAGGTGGCCGAGCGAATCCGCCGTTGCGTTCAGGATCGGCCGTTCCTGGCTGAACTCGGCATCGAGCGGGCTCGGGATGTTCGGCTTTCGGCGTCGATCGGCGTGGCCACGTTCCCCGACCATGCGAGGGACAAAGAAACGATCATTCGCCTGGCCGACGAGGCGATGTATCACGCCAAAACGGCCAGCCGGAACGCGATCTATGTGGCGTCTCCCGCGGGCGTTCCGGCTCGTGAGATGCAAAGCTTACTCATCCCCTGA
- a CDS encoding transcriptional regulator, with protein sequence MPIAKKVNRLTEELEIHTPAALLKFVESGCVYMSLVKSFPLVPITNQSEHTAAVEVAKKVSEHLNQNEELAVETKKVMMSYLETLSGLIEGYEKKRYPGLGRNVKGVDVLRFLMEEHGLKQTDLAETMGGQSVVSELLAGKRGRELNRKQIETLSRRFHVSPSVFFDRV encoded by the coding sequence GTGCCCATTGCAAAGAAAGTCAATCGATTGACCGAGGAACTTGAAATTCATACACCGGCGGCTCTGCTGAAATTCGTGGAGAGCGGGTGCGTTTATATGAGTCTTGTAAAATCCTTCCCATTGGTTCCGATTACGAATCAAAGTGAACATACAGCTGCAGTGGAAGTGGCTAAAAAGGTGTCGGAGCATCTAAATCAAAACGAGGAACTGGCGGTAGAAACAAAGAAAGTGATGATGTCCTACTTGGAGACGCTCAGTGGCCTCATTGAAGGGTACGAAAAGAAGAGATATCCGGGTTTGGGACGAAACGTGAAAGGCGTCGATGTCCTTCGATTTCTTATGGAAGAGCACGGATTGAAACAAACCGATTTAGCAGAAACAATGGGTGGCCAATCGGTGGTTTCGGAACTTCTTGCCGGAAAGAGGGGCCGAGAATTGAATCGGAAACAAATTGAAACGTTATCTCGACGGTTTCACGTTTCCCCGTCGGTTTTCTTTGATCGAGTTTAG
- a CDS encoding type II toxin-antitoxin system Phd/YefM family antitoxin, producing the protein MKIIGLGEAKNELSSYVTQSQKDRVLITRHGKPAALMIGVEGEELEDLLIRANPRFWQMIEKRRKESQTISAQEMRKRLGVRDIKHKPK; encoded by the coding sequence ATGAAGATTATAGGTCTCGGCGAAGCCAAAAATGAATTGAGCTCCTATGTTACTCAGTCTCAAAAAGATCGTGTTCTCATCACAAGGCATGGGAAGCCGGCTGCGTTAATGATTGGCGTAGAAGGTGAAGAGCTGGAGGATCTACTGATCAGAGCGAATCCCCGGTTTTGGCAGATGATCGAGAAACGTCGAAAGGAATCTCAGACGATTTCTGCTCAAGAAATGCGAAAGAGATTGGGTGTACGTGACATCAAACACAAGCCAAAGTGA
- a CDS encoding periplasmic heavy metal sensor, translating to MKSLSTLGLLALLAFPNVVRADHGCQGECPHERGGKGAWGHRFGTPGAREPHGTLFLDYATELKLTDAQIVKLNKLRLKAHDKKMELKEKMFGLHAEVAKMAHEQKPDRKAIEKKADEIGKLKGEMVKLRVSTVMDAKEELNDQQRKKLMEIFDSKYHGMKMGGGDSGDE from the coding sequence ATGAAATCACTTTCGACTCTTGGTTTGTTGGCGCTTCTGGCTTTTCCGAACGTGGTCCGTGCCGATCACGGCTGCCAGGGGGAATGCCCCCACGAGAGGGGAGGGAAAGGTGCTTGGGGACACCGTTTCGGCACGCCCGGCGCCCGGGAACCGCACGGGACCCTATTCTTGGATTATGCGACGGAGCTCAAGCTGACCGACGCTCAAATCGTAAAACTCAATAAGCTTCGCTTGAAGGCCCACGATAAGAAAATGGAATTGAAGGAAAAGATGTTCGGTCTGCACGCCGAGGTCGCGAAAATGGCGCACGAACAAAAGCCGGACCGGAAGGCCATCGAGAAAAAAGCGGACGAGATCGGAAAGTTAAAAGGCGAGATGGTGAAACTTCGCGTCTCCACCGTGATGGACGCGAAAGAAGAACTCAACGATCAGCAGCGAAAGAAACTGATGGAAATCTTCGATTCGAAGTACCACGGAATGAAAATGGGCGGCGGCGATTCAGGGGATGAATAG